The following are encoded in a window of Variovorax paradoxus genomic DNA:
- a CDS encoding ABC transporter substrate-binding protein has protein sequence MKNLMQTLTRGALAAALTACGVASALAADLKVGLSVSLSGPNSSLGVPYAKGMQAALAYKGEVNGRKIQLVVLDDGSDPTTAGRNARKLIEDEKVDVLMGTSGVPSAIAMAQVGKEAKTPMIGLTPILLDPNENPWVMTVAQPTQLMIDAVVERMKRNNVKTVGYIGFSDAWGDLVYEALNKAAPAAGIKVVSNERYARGDSSVTGQVLKIVALRPDAVMTGGAGTPGALPFLALQERGFKGGVYGQHGLINPDFVRVVGAAGQNALMPTGPVIVAEQLPADYPTKKIATDFRAVFQKVNNAPTSDAFSAYSFDGWLVFVDAASRAMKKAEPGTPEFRVALRDAIFSTKEVVGTHGVYTFKPGSLYGVDERARVIVKLDNGQWKLAP, from the coding sequence ATGAAGAACCTGATGCAGACCTTGACGCGCGGTGCCCTCGCCGCAGCGCTGACCGCCTGTGGTGTGGCGAGCGCGCTGGCGGCCGACCTCAAGGTCGGTCTCAGCGTGTCGCTGTCGGGGCCCAACTCCTCGCTGGGCGTGCCGTACGCCAAGGGCATGCAGGCCGCGCTGGCCTACAAGGGCGAGGTGAATGGCCGCAAGATCCAGCTCGTGGTGCTCGACGACGGCTCCGACCCGACCACGGCCGGGCGCAATGCGCGCAAGCTCATCGAGGACGAGAAGGTCGACGTGCTCATGGGCACCTCGGGCGTGCCGTCGGCCATCGCGATGGCGCAGGTGGGCAAGGAGGCCAAGACGCCGATGATCGGCCTCACGCCGATCCTGCTCGACCCCAACGAGAACCCGTGGGTCATGACGGTGGCGCAGCCCACGCAGCTCATGATCGATGCGGTGGTCGAACGCATGAAGCGCAACAACGTCAAGACCGTGGGCTACATCGGTTTCTCCGACGCCTGGGGCGACCTGGTGTACGAGGCGCTCAACAAGGCCGCGCCCGCCGCCGGCATCAAGGTGGTGAGCAACGAGCGCTATGCGCGCGGCGATTCGTCGGTGACCGGCCAGGTGCTGAAGATCGTGGCGCTGCGCCCCGACGCGGTGATGACCGGCGGCGCCGGCACGCCGGGCGCGCTGCCGTTCCTGGCGCTGCAGGAGCGTGGCTTCAAGGGCGGGGTGTACGGCCAGCACGGTCTCATCAACCCCGACTTCGTGCGCGTGGTCGGCGCGGCCGGCCAGAACGCGCTGATGCCCACGGGCCCGGTGATCGTCGCCGAGCAACTGCCGGCCGACTACCCGACCAAGAAGATCGCGACCGACTTCCGCGCCGTGTTCCAGAAGGTCAACAACGCCCCCACGAGCGACGCCTTCTCGGCCTACTCGTTCGATGGCTGGCTGGTGTTCGTCGATGCTGCTTCGCGCGCCATGAAGAAGGCCGAGCCGGGCACGCCCGAGTTCCGCGTGGCGCTGCGCGACGCCATCTTCAGCACCAAGGAAGTGGTCGGCACGCACGGCGTCTACACCTTCAAGCCCGGCAGTCTGTACGGCGTGGACGAGCGCGCCCGCGTGATCGTCAAGCTCGACAACGGCCAATGGAAGCTCGCCCCTTGA
- a CDS encoding cyclase family protein: protein MTTTTELMSAAEILGGLVTAMASGRIRVIDLTQTLTPEFPQIALPPEMGQCWPFRIEEVSKYDERGPGWYWNNFSCGEHTGTHFDAPIHWISGRDLPNNSVDTIPVQHFVAPACVIDCSADVQGNDDYLLSVADIERYEAAHGRIPKGAWVLMRTDWSKRTDPEAYQNFDETGQHTPGPSTEAVRFLVEQRDVLGFGSEAIGTDAGQGYHLRPPYPCHYYMHGAGRYGLQCLSNLDLLPPAGAVLICPPLKIEKGSGSPLRVLALVGASL from the coding sequence ATGACAACCACCACCGAACTGATGTCCGCCGCCGAAATCCTCGGCGGCCTCGTGACCGCCATGGCCAGCGGTCGCATCCGCGTGATCGACCTCACGCAGACGCTCACGCCCGAGTTTCCGCAGATCGCGCTGCCGCCCGAGATGGGCCAGTGCTGGCCCTTCCGCATCGAGGAAGTGTCGAAGTACGACGAGCGCGGCCCGGGCTGGTACTGGAACAATTTTTCCTGCGGCGAGCACACCGGCACGCACTTCGACGCGCCGATCCACTGGATCTCGGGCCGCGACCTGCCGAACAACTCGGTCGACACGATTCCCGTGCAGCACTTCGTGGCACCGGCCTGCGTGATCGATTGCTCGGCCGATGTGCAGGGCAACGACGACTACCTGCTGAGCGTGGCCGACATCGAACGCTACGAAGCCGCGCACGGCCGCATCCCCAAGGGCGCGTGGGTGCTGATGCGCACCGACTGGTCCAAGCGCACCGACCCCGAGGCGTACCAGAACTTCGATGAAACGGGCCAGCACACGCCGGGCCCGAGCACCGAGGCCGTGCGCTTCCTGGTCGAGCAGCGCGACGTGCTGGGCTTCGGCTCCGAAGCCATCGGCACGGATGCCGGGCAGGGCTACCACCTGCGTCCGCCGTACCCCTGCCACTACTACATGCACGGCGCGGGCCGCTACGGCCTGCAGTGCCTGAGCAATCTTGACCTGCTGCCGCCCGCGGGCGCGGTGCTGATCTGCCCGCCGCTGAAGATCGAGAAGGGCAGCGGCAGCCCGCTGCGCGTGCTGGCTTTGGTGGGAGCTTCGCTATGA
- a CDS encoding branched-chain amino acid ABC transporter permease, protein MNWDVALILVTDGLANGAVYLLAGLGLVLIFSVTRVVFVPFGDIAAFAALSLAAFETGRVPPTIGMVAVLAALALATEVGSLLRRGETARIPKAVLMWGVLPAIPCVLAWLAARPGVPVAVHIAVAVLLVVPIAPLLARVVFQPIADASVLVLLIVSLALHFLLSGLGLLFFGPEGSRTTPLTSAVFTLGDGFTVSGQVVLMVGAAIVLSGLFFLVFERTVAGKALRATAVNRVGARLVGIRPVRTALLAYGCASLLAGLIGVLIAPVTTMYYDSGFIIGLKAFVAAIIGGLVSYPMTAIGALAVGVVESFASFWSGALKDVIVFSLLIPVLMLRSFMAAHSEEEEDEVDQ, encoded by the coding sequence ATGAACTGGGACGTGGCGCTGATCCTCGTCACCGACGGCCTGGCCAACGGTGCCGTCTATCTGCTCGCCGGCCTCGGGCTGGTGCTGATCTTTTCGGTCACGCGGGTGGTGTTCGTGCCGTTCGGCGACATCGCGGCCTTTGCCGCGCTGTCGCTGGCGGCCTTCGAAACCGGCCGCGTGCCGCCGACCATCGGCATGGTCGCGGTGCTGGCCGCGCTGGCGCTGGCCACCGAAGTCGGCAGCCTGCTGCGGCGCGGCGAGACCGCGCGCATACCGAAGGCGGTGCTCATGTGGGGCGTGCTGCCCGCCATTCCGTGCGTGCTCGCCTGGCTGGCGGCGCGGCCCGGCGTGCCGGTGGCGGTGCACATCGCGGTGGCGGTGCTGCTGGTGGTGCCCATCGCGCCGCTGCTGGCGCGCGTGGTGTTCCAGCCGATCGCCGATGCCTCGGTGCTGGTGCTGCTGATCGTGTCGCTCGCGCTGCACTTTCTGCTGTCGGGCCTGGGCCTGCTGTTCTTCGGGCCTGAGGGCTCGCGCACCACGCCGCTCACGAGCGCGGTGTTCACGCTGGGCGACGGCTTCACGGTCAGCGGCCAGGTGGTGCTGATGGTGGGGGCGGCCATCGTGCTGAGCGGGCTGTTCTTCCTGGTGTTCGAGCGCACGGTGGCCGGCAAGGCGCTGCGCGCCACGGCCGTGAACCGCGTGGGCGCGCGGCTGGTGGGCATCCGGCCGGTGCGCACAGCACTGCTGGCTTACGGCTGCGCCTCGCTGCTGGCGGGGCTCATCGGCGTGCTGATTGCGCCGGTGACCACCATGTACTACGACTCGGGTTTCATCATCGGCCTGAAGGCCTTCGTGGCCGCGATCATCGGCGGGCTCGTGAGCTACCCGATGACGGCCATCGGCGCGCTGGCGGTGGGCGTGGTCGAGAGCTTTGCGTCGTTCTGGAGCGGCGCGCTCAAAGACGTGATCGTGTTCAGCCTGCTGATCCCGGTGCTCATGCTGCGCTCCTTCATGGCGGCCCATTCGGAAGAGGAAGAAGACGAGGTGGACCAATGA
- a CDS encoding aromatic-ring-hydroxylating dioxygenase subunit beta yields MNDPRDFIAHEAALLDERRFDDWLALFADDGHYWVPLLGAAQADPFSHNSLAYEDRLLLQLRVERLKNPRAHSQHPASHSQHVLQPSRIEEEAADEVRLRTPFLYVEARGDDQILLSGTARHHLIRTPTGWSIREKRIDLLNATRALPAIQLFI; encoded by the coding sequence ATGAACGACCCGCGCGACTTCATCGCCCACGAAGCGGCCCTGCTCGACGAGCGCCGCTTCGATGACTGGCTGGCCCTGTTCGCCGACGACGGCCACTACTGGGTGCCGCTGCTCGGTGCGGCGCAGGCCGATCCGTTCTCGCACAACTCGCTGGCCTACGAAGACCGGCTGCTGCTGCAGCTGCGCGTGGAGCGCCTGAAGAACCCGCGTGCGCATTCGCAGCATCCGGCGAGCCACAGCCAGCATGTGCTGCAGCCTTCACGCATCGAGGAAGAAGCCGCCGACGAAGTTCGCCTGCGCACGCCGTTCCTTTACGTCGAGGCGCGCGGCGACGACCAGATCCTGTTGAGCGGCACCGCCCGCCACCACCTCATTCGCACCCCCACGGGCTGGTCGATCCGCGAGAAGCGCATCGACCTGCTCAACGCCACGCGCGCGTTGCCCGCGATCCAGTTGTTCATCTGA
- a CDS encoding ABC transporter substrate-binding protein, whose translation MKKNLTRILGLTALALAAAQAAAADLKIGFISSLSGPVAALGVPYEKGIRAAIAERPEIGGRKVQLIVLDDASDPTTAGRNARKLVTEDKVDVLIGTSGVPGAMAIASVARELNTPLISPTPVTIPGADGAWTVTVSQPFPLMVAGVVERMQKSGVKTVAFIGFSDALGDLAYDSLMKSAATAGIKVVANERYARSDSSVAGQILKIVATRPDAVFAGNSGTPGALPYLALAERGYKGKIYGTHGLINADFVRVGGASIDGLQVPSGPVLVADQLPDSNPIKKVAMGFRNAYQKVNGAVPTDAFSSYTYDAYLLLADAASRTKGEPGTPQYRTALRDAIVGTKELVGTHGIYTFKPDDRYGSDQRGVVIVQMNKGQWKLVP comes from the coding sequence ATGAAAAAGAACCTGACCCGGATTCTCGGCCTCACCGCCCTTGCACTGGCCGCCGCCCAAGCCGCGGCAGCCGACCTCAAGATCGGCTTCATCAGCTCGCTCTCGGGGCCGGTCGCGGCGCTGGGCGTGCCGTACGAGAAGGGCATCCGCGCGGCCATCGCCGAGCGGCCCGAGATCGGCGGGCGCAAGGTGCAGCTCATCGTGCTCGACGATGCGTCCGACCCGACCACGGCCGGGCGCAACGCGCGCAAGCTGGTGACGGAAGACAAGGTCGACGTGCTCATCGGCACCTCGGGCGTGCCGGGCGCGATGGCCATCGCCTCGGTGGCGCGCGAACTCAACACGCCGCTCATCTCGCCCACGCCCGTGACCATTCCGGGGGCGGACGGCGCGTGGACCGTCACCGTGTCGCAGCCGTTCCCGCTCATGGTGGCGGGCGTGGTCGAACGCATGCAGAAGTCGGGCGTGAAGACGGTCGCCTTCATCGGTTTCTCGGACGCGCTGGGCGACCTGGCCTACGACTCGCTTATGAAGAGCGCCGCCACCGCCGGCATCAAGGTGGTGGCCAACGAGCGCTATGCGCGCAGCGATTCGTCGGTGGCCGGGCAGATCCTGAAGATCGTCGCGACGCGGCCCGACGCGGTGTTCGCGGGCAACTCGGGCACGCCGGGCGCGCTGCCCTACCTGGCACTGGCCGAGCGCGGCTACAAGGGCAAGATCTACGGCACGCACGGCCTCATCAACGCCGACTTCGTGCGCGTGGGCGGTGCCTCCATCGACGGCCTGCAGGTGCCCAGCGGCCCCGTGCTGGTGGCCGACCAGCTGCCCGACAGCAACCCCATCAAGAAGGTCGCGATGGGCTTTCGCAACGCCTACCAGAAGGTGAACGGCGCGGTACCGACCGACGCGTTCTCGTCGTACACCTACGACGCCTACCTGCTGCTGGCCGACGCGGCCTCGCGCACCAAGGGCGAGCCCGGCACGCCGCAGTACCGCACGGCGCTGCGCGATGCCATCGTGGGCACGAAGGAGCTGGTGGGCACGCACGGCATCTACACCTTCAAGCCCGACGACCGCTACGGCTCCGACCAGCGGGGCGTGGTGATCGTGCAGATGAACAAGGGCCAGTGGAAGCTCGTTCCCTGA
- a CDS encoding ABC transporter substrate-binding protein, whose amino-acid sequence MKVMNRIRTLAAVVAGLGALGATGAWAADLKVGFITSLSGPVSSLGIPYEKGMKAALAYKAELGGRKIQLVQLDDASDPTTAARNARKMIDEDKVDVIIGTAGSPGALAIAGVARETKTPLISIANANLPGDEGAWMVTLPQPAPLMVSAVVERMKKSGVKTVGYIGFSDAWGDLVYGALQKSAEPAGIKIVSNERYARGDSSVTGQVLKIVALRPDAVITGTSGTPGALPYLALAERGYKGQIYGMHALINPDFVRVGGASVEGLLAPTGPVIVAEQLPADNPIRKVSMDFRAAYQKANGAPPTDAFSAYTFDAWLLYLDAAQRALATKAEPGTPQFRLALRDAIVSTKELVGTHSVYNFKPTDRYGSDERSRVVVKLEKGQWKLVP is encoded by the coding sequence ATGAAAGTCATGAACCGAATTCGCACCCTCGCGGCCGTTGTCGCGGGCCTCGGCGCGCTGGGCGCCACCGGCGCCTGGGCCGCCGATCTCAAGGTCGGTTTCATCACGTCGCTGTCGGGGCCGGTGTCGTCGCTCGGCATTCCGTACGAAAAGGGCATGAAGGCCGCGCTCGCCTACAAGGCCGAACTCGGTGGCCGCAAGATCCAGCTGGTGCAGCTCGACGATGCGTCCGACCCGACCACGGCCGCACGCAACGCACGCAAGATGATCGACGAGGACAAGGTCGACGTCATCATCGGCACGGCCGGCTCGCCCGGTGCGCTGGCCATTGCCGGCGTGGCGCGCGAAACGAAAACGCCGCTGATCTCCATCGCCAACGCCAACCTGCCGGGTGACGAGGGCGCGTGGATGGTCACGCTGCCGCAGCCCGCACCGCTCATGGTGAGCGCGGTGGTCGAGCGCATGAAGAAGTCGGGCGTGAAGACGGTCGGCTACATCGGTTTCTCCGACGCCTGGGGCGACCTGGTGTACGGCGCGCTGCAAAAGAGCGCAGAGCCGGCGGGCATCAAGATCGTGTCGAACGAACGCTATGCGCGCGGCGATTCGTCGGTGACGGGCCAGGTGCTGAAGATCGTGGCGTTGCGCCCCGACGCGGTGATCACCGGCACCTCGGGCACGCCCGGCGCGCTGCCGTACCTGGCACTCGCGGAGCGCGGCTACAAGGGCCAGATCTACGGCATGCATGCGCTCATCAACCCCGACTTCGTGCGCGTGGGCGGTGCCTCGGTCGAAGGCCTGCTGGCCCCCACCGGTCCGGTGATCGTGGCCGAGCAGTTGCCCGCCGACAACCCGATCCGCAAGGTGTCGATGGACTTCCGCGCGGCGTACCAGAAGGCCAACGGCGCACCGCCGACCGACGCCTTCTCGGCCTACACCTTCGATGCATGGCTGCTGTACCTCGACGCCGCCCAGCGCGCGCTCGCCACCAAGGCCGAGCCCGGCACGCCGCAGTTCCGCCTGGCACTGCGCGACGCCATCGTGAGCACCAAGGAGCTGGTGGGCACGCACTCGGTCTACAACTTCAAGCCGACCGATCGCTACGGCTCTGACGAGCGTTCGCGTGTGGTGGTGAAGCTCGAGAAGGGCCAGTGGAAGCTGGTTCCCTGA
- a CDS encoding SDR family NAD(P)-dependent oxidoreductase, with amino-acid sequence MTMPMMRPPRKNPVLRTRQMNLPPGARGRVALGLTAAAAEGRFELQTCEDCGTVQYPPREVCHKCLSSALRWRAQSGEGALLGSTTLHHSNDLFFRERLPWRLGLVHLDAGPTLMVHLHGEVGEAPQRVRVGARLDRAGQAVLIAFPNEGSPHMADDKMLREMTSDPKFRKVLVTDGKTETGQAIVRALVKAGADIVWVGHAEPWKKMGDGLDDISALPQVTLVPLDLTNGRRVTELAGSIGGKVDIVINNAEVHRTFGIGARRGTDVAKAEMDINYFGLLRLAQEFGPALKGRSADGETGATAWVNLLSIYALSNFPPHGTFSASKAAAHSLAQCLRAEMRPAGIRVINVFPGPIDDEWNQHTPPPKLAPTTLANAIVKALRDGVEDVYPGDVAQEWLERWRDNPKVLERELAAGG; translated from the coding sequence CGCTGCCGCCGAAGGCCGCTTCGAGCTGCAGACCTGCGAGGACTGCGGCACGGTGCAGTACCCGCCGCGAGAGGTCTGCCACAAGTGCCTGTCGTCGGCGCTGCGCTGGCGCGCACAGAGCGGCGAGGGCGCGCTGCTCGGCAGCACCACGCTGCACCACAGCAACGACCTGTTCTTTCGCGAGCGGCTGCCCTGGCGGCTGGGCCTGGTGCACCTCGACGCCGGCCCGACGCTCATGGTCCACCTGCACGGCGAGGTCGGCGAAGCGCCACAACGTGTGCGCGTGGGCGCCCGGCTCGACCGTGCAGGCCAGGCCGTTCTCATTGCTTTTCCGAATGAAGGGAGTCCCCACATGGCCGACGACAAGATGCTGCGCGAAATGACCAGCGACCCGAAGTTCCGCAAGGTGCTGGTGACCGACGGCAAGACCGAAACGGGCCAGGCCATCGTGCGTGCGCTGGTGAAGGCCGGCGCCGACATCGTCTGGGTCGGCCATGCCGAACCCTGGAAGAAGATGGGTGACGGGCTCGACGATATCTCGGCGCTGCCGCAGGTCACGCTCGTGCCGCTGGACCTCACCAACGGCCGCCGGGTGACAGAGCTGGCCGGTTCCATCGGCGGAAAGGTCGACATCGTGATCAACAACGCCGAGGTGCACCGCACCTTCGGCATCGGCGCACGGCGCGGCACCGACGTGGCCAAGGCCGAGATGGACATCAACTACTTCGGCCTGCTGCGCCTGGCGCAGGAGTTCGGCCCCGCGCTCAAGGGCCGCTCGGCCGATGGCGAGACAGGCGCGACCGCGTGGGTCAACCTGCTGTCGATCTACGCGCTCAGCAACTTCCCGCCGCACGGCACCTTCAGCGCCTCGAAGGCGGCGGCGCATTCGCTTGCGCAGTGCCTGCGCGCCGAGATGCGGCCCGCCGGCATCCGCGTGATCAACGTGTTCCCCGGCCCCATCGACGACGAATGGAACCAGCACACGCCACCGCCCAAGCTGGCACCGACCACATTGGCCAACGCCATCGTGAAGGCGCTGCGCGACGGCGTGGAAGACGTGTACCCAGGCGACGTGGCGCAGGAGTGGCTGGAACGCTGGCGCGACAACCCGAAGGTACTGGAGCGCGAACTGGCCGCTGGCGGCTGA
- a CDS encoding aromatic ring-hydroxylating dioxygenase subunit alpha: MTTYRNRPDLVAALVRDDRVHRDLYLSDELFALEQERLFANTWVFLGHASQVPEAGDFVTQEIAGRPLLMVRQPDGAVHVMYNRCAHKGTQLVTDESGNTGRFFRCPYHAWTYKLDGAPLGLPLKNGYEGTQLKACESGQGLSVVKHVKVYRDFVFVRLADAGPSFEDYFGDVLGALDNMVDRSPEGKLTVGGGVLRNIVHCNWKMYLENINDTVHPMSTHESATKAAEALWEGHAPTDPKPMAMEQILPFGSGYEFFDKMGGRVFANGHSVLGVNFSIHSNYAQLPEYEAAMQAAHGVERATNILQRSPQNSVLYPSLSVKGSPQAIRVIRPLAANRTLIEAWSFRAAGAPALLFERAMSYNRLVFSPMSVVAHDDVHLFESIQQGLRAGGNEWVSLHRNHDPAETQQATVTTNGTNELLMRNQFRAWAKAMTVEATA, encoded by the coding sequence ATGACCACCTACCGCAACCGCCCCGATCTCGTCGCGGCGCTGGTCCGCGACGACCGGGTGCACCGCGACCTGTACCTCAGCGACGAGCTGTTCGCGCTGGAGCAGGAGCGCCTGTTCGCCAACACCTGGGTCTTCCTGGGCCACGCGAGCCAGGTGCCGGAGGCGGGCGATTTCGTCACGCAAGAGATCGCGGGCCGCCCGCTGCTCATGGTGCGCCAGCCCGACGGCGCGGTGCACGTCATGTACAACCGCTGCGCCCACAAGGGCACGCAGCTCGTGACCGACGAGAGCGGCAACACCGGCCGCTTCTTTCGCTGCCCGTACCACGCGTGGACCTACAAGCTCGACGGCGCGCCACTGGGCCTGCCGCTGAAGAACGGCTACGAGGGCACGCAGCTCAAGGCCTGCGAATCGGGGCAGGGGCTGTCGGTGGTGAAGCACGTGAAGGTGTACCGCGACTTCGTGTTCGTGCGCCTCGCGGACGCGGGCCCGTCGTTCGAGGACTACTTCGGCGACGTGCTCGGCGCCCTCGACAACATGGTCGACCGCTCGCCCGAGGGCAAGCTCACCGTGGGCGGCGGCGTGCTGCGCAACATCGTCCACTGCAACTGGAAGATGTACCTGGAGAACATCAACGACACGGTGCACCCGATGTCGACGCACGAGTCGGCCACCAAGGCCGCCGAGGCGCTGTGGGAAGGGCATGCGCCCACCGACCCCAAGCCGATGGCGATGGAGCAGATATTGCCCTTCGGCTCGGGCTACGAATTCTTCGACAAGATGGGCGGGCGCGTGTTCGCCAACGGCCACAGCGTGCTGGGCGTGAACTTCAGCATCCACTCGAACTACGCGCAGCTGCCCGAGTACGAAGCGGCGATGCAGGCCGCGCACGGCGTAGAGCGCGCCACTAACATCCTGCAGCGCTCGCCGCAGAACTCGGTGCTGTACCCGAGCCTGTCGGTCAAGGGCTCGCCGCAGGCCATCCGCGTGATCCGCCCGCTGGCGGCCAACCGCACGCTCATCGAAGCCTGGAGCTTCCGCGCGGCCGGTGCGCCCGCGCTGCTGTTCGAGCGCGCCATGAGCTACAACCGGCTCGTGTTCTCGCCCATGTCGGTGGTCGCGCACGACGATGTGCACCTGTTCGAGAGCATCCAGCAGGGCCTGCGCGCGGGTGGCAACGAATGGGTCAGCCTGCACCGCAACCACGACCCGGCCGAGACGCAGCAGGCCACGGTGACCACCAACGGCACCAACGAGCTGCTCATGCGCAACCAGTTCCGCGCGTGGGCGAAGGCGATGACCGTGGAGGCGACGGCATGA
- a CDS encoding SDR family oxidoreductase, with the protein MNKIAAVTGGSAGIGKAICEDLLAQGYEVISLARRKAEIDHPKMHSLEVDLADRAATGEAVRELVERFAPTTIVHNAGVIRAALLPEVKLDDLDALVDLHLGCAIQLVQGALPAMRAQRFGRVVLLSSRAALGLATRTSYSATKAGMLGMARTWALELAADGITVNVVAPGPIRTDMFYDVVEAGSEKERALAASVPVKRLGESADVARAVRFFADADNSFVTGQVLYVCGGTSVGSLAL; encoded by the coding sequence ATGAACAAGATTGCAGCAGTGACGGGCGGCAGCGCCGGCATCGGCAAGGCCATTTGCGAAGACCTGCTGGCGCAAGGCTACGAAGTGATTTCGCTCGCACGCCGCAAGGCCGAGATCGACCATCCCAAGATGCACAGCCTCGAGGTCGACCTGGCCGACCGCGCCGCCACCGGCGAAGCCGTGCGCGAACTGGTCGAGCGCTTCGCACCCACCACCATCGTCCACAACGCCGGCGTCATCCGCGCTGCGTTGCTGCCCGAGGTGAAGCTCGACGACCTCGACGCGCTGGTCGACCTGCACCTGGGCTGTGCCATCCAGCTCGTGCAAGGCGCACTGCCCGCGATGCGTGCGCAGCGCTTCGGCCGCGTGGTGCTGCTGTCGTCGCGCGCCGCGTTGGGCCTGGCCACGCGCACCAGCTACTCGGCCACCAAGGCCGGCATGCTGGGCATGGCGCGCACCTGGGCGCTCGAGCTTGCCGCAGACGGCATCACGGTGAACGTGGTGGCACCGGGCCCGATCCGCACCGACATGTTCTACGACGTGGTCGAGGCCGGCAGCGAGAAGGAGCGTGCCCTTGCGGCCTCGGTGCCCGTCAAGCGCCTGGGCGAATCGGCCGACGTGGCACGCGCCGTGCGTTTCTTTGCCGACGCCGACAACAGCTTCGTCACCGGCCAAGTGCTCTACGTCTGCGGCGGCACCAGCGTCGGCAGCCTCGCCCTCTAG